A single Drechmeria coniospora strain ARSEF 6962 chromosome 03, whole genome shotgun sequence DNA region contains:
- a CDS encoding putative Cu-ATPase, whose translation MAPSHIVIPPRAGFTANLASSMSHLATTTLRVGGMTCGACTSAVEAGFDGVDGVGSVSVSLVMERAVVMHDPQRVSASQVCEIIEDRGFEAEVLSTDLPSPRVSRFKDDVRVVELATTTVAIEGMTCAACTSAVEGAFADVPGFRHLSISLLSERAVVEHDPALLTPEQIAEMIEDRGFGAQIIQTARSYVEGEAGEDAAPSNVATTTVAIEGMTCGACTSAVEGGFKAVDGVLNFNISLLAERAVIVHDVTKISPDKITSIIDDRGFDATVLSTQHYCAGDYDSSSSTAQFRIYGSADAVAAKALEEKLRGMPGIDSASLSLATERLTVNHQPAVVGLRAIVEAVEAEGLNALVADNQDNNAQLESLAKTREIAQWRTAFRTSLAFAIPVFIIGMVLPMSLPSLDFGRLKVLPGLYLGDLICLVLTVPIQFGIGKRFYVSAYKSVKHGSPTMDVLVILGTSCAFFFSIFSMLVSLLVPPHSRPSTIFDTSTMLITFITFGRYLENSAKGQTSKALSRLMSLAPSMATIYTDAIAVEKAAEAWAKSPKDRQAAAAAAPWPAEGEASAYEERVIPTELLQVGDIVIIRPGDKIPADGTMVRGETFVDESMVTGEAMPVQKRLGDNLIGGTVNGTGRVDFRVTRAGRDTQLSQIVKLVQDAQTTRAPIQKLADTLAGYFVPTILILGLVTFLSWMVLSHVMPNPPKIFLQDASGGKIMVCVKLCISVIVFACPCALGLATPTAVMVGTGIGAENGILIKGGGALERATKITKIVLDKTGTITHGKMSVAKMTVVPLWGDDASRVRLWWSIVGLAETGSEHPVGKAILGAAKEGLGIDPENAIGGSVGEFTAAVGKGVSALVEPHTSSAERVRYRVLAGNVGYLEQNGVEVPRGAIDASEELNASSKKLSSTNIHSPAAGTTNIFVAVDGQYTGHLCLADTIKDGAAGAISVLHRMGVKTAIVTGDQRSTALTVAAAVGISADNVFAAVSPDQKQSIIRQMQSQGDIVAMVGDGINDSPALATADIGIAMASGTDVAMEAADVVLMRPTDLMSIPAALHLTRTIFRRIKMNLAWACLYNVMGLPIAMGFFLPLGFHMHPMMAGFAMACSSVSVVVSSLLLKMWKRPRWMYDAESEQKGDLRRPNLFSRMKEALSRRGRGGDDGYVPLQDLDMEP comes from the exons ATGGCCCCGTCGCACATCGTCATCCCGCCGCGAGCCGGCTTCACCGCCAACCTTGCCTCCTCCATGTCGCACCTGGCCACCACGACGTTGCGTGTTGGCGGCATGAC GTGCGGCGCCTGCACATCGGCCGTCGAAGCAGGctttgacggcgtcgacggcgtcggcagcgtcTCCGTCAGCCTCGTCATGGAgcgtgccgtcgtcatgcATGATCCCCAGCGAGTTTCCGCCAGTCAGGTCTGCGAAATCATCGAGGACCGCGGTTTCGAGGCCGAGGTTCTGTCCACCGATCTGCCGAGCCCCCGCGTCAGCCGCTTCAAGGACGAcgtccgcgtcgtcgagctggccaCCACgaccgtcgccatcgagggAATGACCTGCGCCGCGTGCACCTCCGCCGTCGAAGGTGCCTTCGCAGACGTCCCCGGCTTCAGGCACTTGAGCATATCCCTCCTCTCCGAGCGCGCCGTTGTCGAGCACGACCCGGCACTTCTCACGCCCGAGCAAATCGCCGAGATGATCGAGGACAGAGGCTTTGGTGCCCAGATCATCCAGACGGCCAGGTCGTATGTtgagggcgaggccggagaGGACGCCGCACCCAGCAACgtcgccaccaccaccgttGCCATCGAGGGGATGACCTGCGGTGCctgcacctcggccgtcgagggcggcttcAAAGCCGTCGATGGAGTCCTCAACTTCAACATCAGTCTTCTTGCCGAACGCGCCGTCATTGTGCACGACGTGACCAAGATCTCGCCCGACAAGATCACGAGCATCATCGACGATCGCGGATTCGACGCCACCGTCTTGTCGACGCAGCACTACTGCGCTGGCGACTAcgactcgtcgtcatcgacggcgcagTTTCGCATCtacggcagcgccgacgccgtcgcggccAAGGCGTTGGAGGAGAAGCTTCGCGGCATGCCGGGCATCGACTCGGCGTCGTTGAGCCTCGCCACGGAGCGATTGACCGTGAACCACCAACCGGCCGTCGTTGGCCTCCGCGCcatcgtcgaagccgtcgaagccgaaggcctcaacgccctcgtcgccgacaaccAAGACAACAACGCCCAGCTCGAGTCGCTCGCGAAGACGCGCGAAATCGCCCAGTGGCGCACGGCCTTTCGGACCTCGCTGGCCTTTGCCATCCCCGtcttcatcatcggcatGGTCTTGCCCATGTCGCTGCCGTCCTTGGACTTTGGCAGGCTCAAGGTGCTGCCCGGTCTCTACCTCGGCGACTTGATCTGCTTGGTCCTTACCGTGCCCATTCAgttcggcatcggcaagCGTTTCTACGTCTCCGCCTACAAGTCGGTCAAGCACGGCTCGCCCACCATGGACGTCCTGGTCATCCTCGGCACCTCGTGCGCCTTTTTCTTCAGCATCTTCTCCATGCTGGTTTCGCTGCTCGTGCCTCCTcactcgaggccgagcaccATCTTCGACACGAGCACCATGCTCATCACCTTCATCACCTTTGGCCGCTACCTGGAGAACAGCGCCAAGGGTCAGACGTCCAAGGCGCTGTCGCGCCTCATGTCGctcgcgccgtcgatggcgaccATATACACCGatgccatcgccgtcgagaaggcggccgaggcgtggGCCAAGTCCCCGAAGGAccggcaggcggcggcggcggcggcgccctggccggccgagggggaGGCCTCGGCCTACGAGGAGCGGGTGATCCCCACCGAGCTGTTGCAAGTCGGcgacatcgtcatcatccggCCGGGAGACAAGAttccggccgacggcaccatgGTCCGCGGAGAGACGTTTGTCGACGAGAGCATGGTGACGGGCGAGGCGATGCCCGTGCAGAAGCGGCTCGGCGACAACCTGATCGGAGGCACTGTCAACGGCACCGGACGAGTCGATTTCCGCGTCACGCGTGCCGGCAGGGACACGCAGCTCAGCCAGATCGTGAAGCTCGTCCAGGACGCTCAgacgacgagagcgccgATCCAGAAGCTTGCCGACACGCTCGCCGGCTACTTCGTGCCCACaatcctcatcctcggcctcgtcaccTTCCTCTCCTGGATGGTGCTGAGCCACGTGATGCCGAACCCGCCCAAGATCTTTCTTCAGGACgcgagcggcggcaagaTCATGGTGTGCGTGAAGCTCTGCATCTCGGTCATCGTGTTCGCCTGCCCCTgcgcccttggcctcgcgACGCCCACGGCCGTCATGGTCGGGACGGGGATCGGTGCCGAGAACGGGATCCTGATCAAGGGCGGCGGTGCCTTGGAGAGGGCCACCAAGATCACCAAGATAGTTCTCGATAAGACGGGCACCATCACGCACGGCAAGATGAGCGTCGCCAAGATGACGGTCGTGCCCCTCtggggcgacgacgcgtcgCGCGTCCGGCTCTGGTGGTCCAtcgtcgggctcgccgaGACGGGCAGCGAGCACCCCGTCGGCAAGGCCATTCTGGGCGCGGCCAAGgagggcctcggcatcgacccgGAAAACGCCATCGGCGGGAGCGTCGGCGAGTTCACGGCCGCCGTTGGCAAAGGCGTGAGTGCTCTCGTGGAACCGCACacttcgtcggccgagcgAGTCCGCTACAGAGTGCTggccggcaacgtcggcTACCTCGAGCAGAACGGAGTCGAGGTGCCACGCGGGGCCATTGACGCCTCCGAGGAGCTCAACGCGTCGTCGAAGAAGTTATCCAGCACCAACATCCATTCACCGGCAGCCGGAACGACGAAcatcttcgtcgccgtcgacggccagtACACGGGACACCTGTGTCTTGCCGACACCATCAAGgatggcgccgccggtgccatCTCTGTGCTGCACCGAATGGGCGTCAAGACGGCCATCGTGACGGGCGACCAGCGCTCGACGGCCCTGaccgtcgcggccgcggTGGGCATCTCGGCCGACAACGTCTTTGCCGCCGTCAGCCCCGACCAGAAGCAGTCCATCATCAGGCAGATGCAGTCGCAGGGTGACATCGTGGCcatggtcggcgacggcatcaaCGACTCGCCTGCtctggcgacggccgacatcggcatcgccatggccagcggtaccgacgtcgccatggaggcggccgacgtggtGCTGATGCGGCCGACGGATCTCATGAGCATCCCCGCCGCCTTGCACCTCACCCGAACCATCTTTCGGCGCATCAAGATGAACCTGGCTTGGGCGTGCCTGTACAACGTCATGGGCTTGCCCATTGCCATGGGCTTCTTCCTGCCCCTCGGCTTCCACATGCACCCGATGATGGCCGGCTTCGCCATGGCGTGCAGCagcgtcagcgtcgtcgtcagcagcCTTCTTCTAAAGATGTGGAAGCGTCCGCGGTGGATGTACGACGCCGAATCGGAGCAGAAAGGCGACTTGCGACGCCCGAACCTCTTCAGCCGGATGAAGGAGGCCCTCAGCAGGAGAGGGCggggaggagacgacggatACGTTCCCCTGCAAGACTTGGACATGGAACCGTGA
- a CDS encoding COP9 signalosome subunit 7, producing the protein MVVVETKALNALEPFLLLSRSITSPRAAADLVTRATSAPNTYIFAELLQTPQVQALKNSEEYASHLSLLSIFSHGTYQTYHATPNLPPLNDAQTLKLRQLSLLTLARDRSNLSYAVLQGALGLSHARQLEDLVIKAVYEGLLHATLDPARQAIEVTSISPLRDLQPGSVPAMTMVLNSWSDRCISTIGDIEARINAIRANAAARAKEERAAGDDVNDSAGDPQESDKADVPGDEGLPKRGLNKRSMLEVGNLAAGETMELDEQLRADESAKRASKRKM; encoded by the exons atggtcgtcgtcgagacgaAGGCTCTGAACGCTCTCGAG CCttttctcctcctctccagGTCCATCACCTCTCCccgagccgctgccgacCTCGTCACTCGCGCAACGTCGGCCCCCAACACCTACATATTCGCCGAGCTCCTCCAGACGCCGCAGGTTCAGGCGCTGAAAAACTCGGAAGAATATGCCTCCCacctctccctcctctccaTATTCTCCCACGGCACCTACCAGACCTACCATGCGACACCCAACCTACCCCCTCTCAACGACGCCCAGACCCTCAAGCTTCGACAGCTGTCGCTCCTGACTCTCGCCCGGGACAGGTCGAACCTCTCCTACGCGGTGTTGCAGGGGGCCTTGGGGTTGTCACATGCCCGCCAGCTGGAGGATCTGGTCATAAAGGCCGTGTACGAGGGTCTCCTGCACGCTACGCTCGACCCTGCCCGTCAGGCGATAGAAGTGACGAGCATCTCTCCGCTCCGCGACCTCCAACCAGGCTCCGTCCCGGCCATGACCATGGTGCTCAATAGCTGGTCCGACCGCTGCATTTCCACCATAGGGGACATTGAGGCCCGAATCAACGCCATCCgcgccaacgccgccgcccgggccAAGGAGGAGCGCGCAGCCGGTGACGACGTCAACGACTCGGCGGGCGATCCGCAGGAGTCGGACAAAGCAGATGTGCCTGGCGACGAAGGCCTTCCGAAACGGGGACTGAACAAACGCTCGATGCTGGAAGTAGGAAACCTTGCGGCCGGTGAAACGATGGAGCTTGATGAGCAGCTCCGGGCAGATGAGTCGGCCAAGCGAGCCAGCAAACGGAAGATGTGA
- a CDS encoding Regulator of G protein signaling superfamily has product MEHVAAQRDMATPSPHPDLTRNRLPTLFEVLSRRTLPPVDLFSFYIYMRDQQRSVDYLDFWLDVTQHMSLCRHYVRELRRSVLVATPDMDRSGSKQRSDMLENMGDLEHRAAAPSAYDSAKEKDQDARMSAFLREDQAQTHGSSIDEAGADQPSRQYSNSRDATHSNSPPHTVSRQDIRASAEKILYTFLLPGAEREIVLPASITDNLISAIEDHGRDDPEVFDVAKDYVFQAMDRDAFPGFLRMKALGNLIPPTLVMRLIMGLVPMFAAFWTAFVLIFLDKSRATRCWIILPFTIGVYFLASYQYSLDPIMALVGYSEHTPFSFSRIREPYVRRLLAKRACMVLAVTILVDAALCVLFILVPGKRL; this is encoded by the exons ATGGAGCATGTAGCCGCGCAGCGCGacatggcgacgccgtcgccgcacccCGACCTCACCAGAAATCGACTGCCCACCCTCTTCGAGGTGCTGAGCCGACGCACGTTGCCGCCAGTTGATCTCTTTTCTTTCTACATCTATATGCGGGACCAGCAGCGATCCGTGGACTATCTGGATTTCTG GCTCGACGTCACGCAACACATGTCGCTGTGTCGTCATTATGTGCGTGAACTTCGCCGCTCCGTCCTCGTGGCCACTCCCGACATGGATAGAAGTGGCTCCAAACAAAGGTCGGACATGCTGGAAAACATGGGTGACTTGGAGCATCGGGCTGCCGCTCCATCCGCGTACGACTCGGCCAAGGAGAAAGACCAGGACGCCCGGATGTCGGCTTTCCTCCGGGAAGACCAGGCACAGACACACGGCTCATCGATTGACGAGGCTGGAGCCGATCAACCGAGCAGGCAGTACAGCAACTCCCGGGATGCGACCCACTCGAACTCGCCGCCTCATACAGTCTCGCGACAGGACATCAGAGCGTCGGCAGAGAAAATTCTGTACACCTTCCTGCTCCCTGGCGCCGAGAGGGAGATTGTGCTGCCTGCGTCAATTACGGACAACCTAATCTCGGCGATCGAGGACCACGGTCGTGATGACCCGGAGGTCTTTGACGTAGCCAAGGACTATGTGTTTCAAGCCATGGATAGGGATGCTTTCCCGGGCTTCCTGCGCATGAAGGCGTTGGGAAACCTGATACCCCCAACACTTGTGATGCGCCTGATCATGGGGCTCGTCCCCATGTTTGCCGCGTTCTGGACCGCCTTTGTTCTTATCTTTCTCGACAAGTCTCGTGCTACAAGATGCTGG ATTATTCTTCCATTTACCATCGGCGTCTATTTCTTGGCTTCCTATCAATACTCGCTGGATCCCATCATGGCATTGGTCGGGTACAGCGAACACACCCCCTTTAGCTTTTCGCGCATACGGGAACCGTACGTGCGCCGACTGCTGGCCAAGCGAGCCTGCATGGTCTTGGCAGTgaccatcctcgtcgacgctgcgcTCTGTGTGCTCTTTATCCTGGTTCCGGGTAAAAGGCTGTGA
- a CDS encoding putative 60S ribosomal protein L31, with product MVSDNAESVGARGSEAGNVTANELEALCHGRLGDALVQDKDNAQVPSQRSLSSLIGSLCSTTTSFPAALQATHKDFAEFGIPTSQLLIANREADQQVRAIANPQRVFLAARSSGRPPDSTASLSSSREHHRRLEDLETDWADADMTTKGKKPAGKPQRSAIADVVAREYTIHMHKRLHGVSFKKRAPRAIKEIKAFATQAMGTTDVRVDPQLNKKVWEQGIKGVPYRLRIRISRRRNDEEDAKEKLYSYVQAVNVKNPKGLPTVVVEE from the exons ATGGTCTCCGACAACGCAG AGAGCGTGGGAGCGAGGGGGTCGGAAGCAGGAAACGTCACTGCAAACGAGCTGGAGGCACTGTGTC ATGGGAGATTGGGCGACGCACTAGTCCAGGACAAGGACAATGCGCAAGTACCCAG TCAAAGGTCATTGTCTTCCCTCATTGGCTCGCTATgctccaccaccaccagttTTCCAGCTGCCCTACAGGCTACGCACAAAGATTTTGCGGAATTTGGTATTCCGACATCACAACTCCTTATCGCCAACCGTGAAGCCGATCAGCAGGTACGAGCAATCGCCAATCCTCAACGTGTTTTTCTTGCCGCACGAAGCAGCGGGAGGCCTCCGGACTCTACGGCGTCTCTCTCCTCATCGCGcgagcatcatcgtcgtctaGAAGACCTGGAAACTGATTGGGCCGACGCAGACATGACGACGAAAGGAAAGAAGCCTGCTGGCAAGCCTCAGCGCTCCGCCATTGCGGATGTTGTCGCCCGCGAGTACACCATCCACATGCACAAGAGA CTACATGGTGTCTCCTTCAAGAAGCGCGCTCCCCGTGCCATCAAGGAAATCAAGGCTTTCGCCACTCAGGCTATG GGCACCACCGACGTCCGCGTGGACCCTCAGCTCAACAAGAAGGTCTGGGAGCAGGGAATCAAGGGTGTTCCGTACAGACTGCGCATCCGAATTTCCAGACGACGaaacgacgaggaggatgccaAGGAGAAGCTGTACAGCTACGTTCAGGCGGTGAATGTCAAGAACCCCAAGGGCCTCCCCACGGTTGTCGTTGAGGAATAG
- a CDS encoding serine/threonine protein kinase, protein MQSQLDPLPKELPFRIVSKTVGRGAYASYVTPPLPSNAWVPLPGLTRSSTSIKKAVPLDSQTPVFAVKLIHKGYATRHGRVSAKQIAMEVSLHSHIGQHPNVIEWFASGEDPVWRWIAMEFAEGGDLFDKIEADVGVRQDIAQLYFVQLVSGVSFMHSKGVAHRDLKPENILLSSDGSLKLADFGMATMFEYKGQKKTSSTLCGSPPYIAPEILACGKADKSKYAPELADLWSCGVILFVLLVGNTPWDEPSPGSWEFNEFVRTFGHSTDALWDRVPPEALSLLRGIMSVDPAKRFNFPQIRQHPWYTRHNGLLTSDGKVSDPINLATQMLENLRIDLHHQPPSASQRQAAAADGTDVDMGLNAGRFSSTQPEAPIVDEDWDWEEPVLRSMAIPASSLPSRAADAGRVALGTLADEPSMSQFSHTPGPSMTLTQQARRFRDICPPESLTRFFSHVPPAHLVQMLTGALHQLNVPLGTVAPNLYGSPIANIKVKALDGRQQSLHGEIKVDKQPLPDGTEVLDVRFVKIKGDPLEWRRFFKKMVVLCKDGVYVPDS, encoded by the coding sequence ATGCAGTCCCAGCTCGACCCGTTGCCCAAGGAGCTTCCCTTTCGCATCGTCTCCAAGACGGTGGGCCGCGGTGCCTACGCCTCGTATGTCACGCCACCCCTCCCCTCCAACGCTTGGGTGCCGCTGCCAGGGCTAACACGCTCGTCCACCAGCATCAAGAAGGCGGTCCCCCTCGACTCCCAGACAcccgtcttcgccgtcaaGCTCATCCACAAGGGCTACGCCACCAGGCATGGACGAGTCTCGGCCAAGCAGATCGCCATGGAGGTCTCGCTGCACTCTCACATCGGCCAGCACCCCAACGTCATCGAGTGGTTCGCCTCGGGCGAGGACCCGGTCTGGCGCTGGATCGCCATGGAgttcgccgagggcggcgacctcTTCGACAagatcgaggccgacgtcggcgtccgcCAGGACATCGCCCAGCTCTACTTCGTGCAGCTCGTGAGCGGCGTCAGCTTCATGCACTCCAAGGGCGTCGCCCACCGCGATCTCAAGCCCGAGAACATCCTGCTCTCCTCCGACGGCAGCCTGAAGCTGGCCGACTTCGGCATGGCCACCATGTTCGAGTACAAGGGCCAAAAGaagacgagctcgacgctcTGCGGAAGCCCCCCGTACATTGCACCGGAGATTCTCGCCTGCGGCAAGGCGGACAAGAGCAAGTACGCGCCCGAGCTGGCCGACCTCTGGTCTTGCGGCGTcatcctcttcgtcctcctcgtcggcaacacGCCCTGGGATGAGCCGTCGCCGGGCAGCTGGGAATTCAACGAGTTCGTCCGCACCTTCGGCCACAGCACAGACGCCCTCTGGGACAGGGTACCGCCCGAGGCTCTCTCCCTTTTGCGAGGCATCATGTCTGTCGATCCCGCGAAACGATTCAACTTTCCGCAGATCCGGCAGCATCCCTGGTACACCCGTCACAACGGTCTCCTCACCTCGGACGGCAAGGTTTCCGACCCCATCAATCTCGCGACCCAGATGCTGGAGAACTTGCGCATCGACCTTCACCACcagccgccctcggcgtcccagcgacaggccgccgccgcggacgGCACCGATGTTGACATGGGCCTCAACGCTGGTcgcttctcgtcgacgcagccAGAAGCacccatcgtcgacgaggattgGGATTGGGAGGAGCCCGTGCTCCGTTCCATGGCCATCCCAgcctcgtcgttgccctcgcgcgccgccgacgctggccGTGTCGCCCTCGGCACTCTGGCAGACGAGCCTTCCATGTCGCAGTTCTCCCATACGCCCGGTCCCTCCATGACCCTCACCCAGCAAGCTCGTCGATTTCGCGACATTTGCCCCCCCGAGTCCCTCACTCGCTTCTTCTCCCACGTACCGCCAGCCCACCTTGTGCAGATGCTTACCGGTGCCCTGCACCAGCTCAACGTGCCGCTGGGCACCGTCGCACCCAACTTGTACGGCAGCCCGATCGCCAACATCAAGGTCAAggctctcgacggccggcagcaGAGCCTGCACGGCGAGATTAAAGTTGACAAGCAGCCGTTGCCGGACGGTACTGAGGTTCTCGATGTTCGGTTCGTCAAGATCAAGGGAGATCCGCTCGAGTGGCGACGCTTCTTCAAGAAGATGGTCGTCCTTTGCAAGGATGGCGTGTATGTTCCCGATTCCTAG
- a CDS encoding Rhodanese-like protein — protein MALLAVGGRFTRFGLSHRKVVARTIDSFTTPRRSLSSYLVTPKELHEALKKNSPSPVSPDPRVIPLCAAWFLPTDGRTGIQSFRELRIPKARFFDLDKIVDERSPYPHMLPDARRFAAAMSELGIRKDDTVVVYDTKELGIFSAPRVGWTLKVFGHRNVHVLNNFRLWVDDGLPTESGELYSVDCCPYPIPEFDPSSVASFEEVKEVAQDYNKEGAEGVQILDARSHGRFLGSDPEPREGLSSGHIPGSISIPFSMLLDPDTKAFLPPEKLREVFKAKGVNAEKPIISSCGTGVTACVIETGLDVSGGFVPEKRKVYDGSWTEWAQRVQPSDNLIRKTQS, from the exons ATGGCATTGCTTGCTGTCGGCGGCCGCTTTACGCGATTCGGGCTGTCTCATAGGAAGGTGGTGGCAAGAACCATCGATTCCTTCACGACCCCACGAAGAAGCCTATCGTCCTATCTCGTCACTCCCAAGGAATTACATGAGGCCCTCAAGAAGAACTCGCCCTCTCCCGTCAGCCCGGACCCGCGAGTGATACCTCTCTGCGCGGCTTGGTTCTTACCCACTGATGGACGCACCGGCATCCAGTCGTTCCGGGAGCTGCGCATCCCTAAAGCCCGTTTCTTCGACTTGGACAAGATCGTTGACGAACGCAGCCCGTATCCTCACATGTTGCCAGACGCGAGGCGCTTCGCTGCAGCAATGAGCGAGTTGGGCATCAGGAAGGACGACACGGTTGTTGTATACGACACGAAGGAACTGGGCATCTTCAGCGCGCCTCGCGTCGGTTGGACGCTCAAAGTGTTTGGCCACCGGAACGTGCACGTTTTGAACAACTTCAGGCTGTGGGTGGACGACGGATTGCCCACCGAATCTGGGGAACTGTACAGTGTCGATTGCTGCCCCTACCCCATCCCCGAGTTTGATCCTAGCAGTGTGGCCAGTTTCGAGGAGGTCAAGGAGGTTGCGCAGGACTACAACAAGGAAGGTGCCGAGGGTGTTCAAATTCTGGATGCACGATCCCATGGCCGGTTCCTAGGTAGCGATCCTGAGCCGCGGGAAGGTTTGTCGTCAGGACACATACCAGGATCCATTAGCATTCCCTTCAGCATGCTCCTCGATCCCGACACGAAGGCCTTTCTGCCCCCAGAGAAGCTTAGAGAAGTTTTCAAGGCGAAGGGCGTGAACGCTGAGAAACCCATCATCTCTAGCTGCGGCACCGGCGTCACTGCATGCGTGATCGAGACAGGCCTCGATGTTTCGGGTGGATTTGTTCCGGAGAAGCGGAAGGTCTATGACGGAAGTTGGAC AGAATGGGCACAGCGAGTGCAGCCGTCAGACAACTTGATACGGAAGACGCAATCCTGA
- a CDS encoding 40S ribosomal protein S2: MADRGARGGGFGARGGDRGRGGDRGRGRGRGRGRRGGKGEEKEWQPVTKLGRLVKAGKINSMEEIYLHSLPIKEFQIVDNFLPKLKDEVMKIKPVQKQTRAGQRTRFKAVVIIGDSEGHVGLGIKTSKEVATAIRAAIIIAKLSVIPVRRGYWGSNLGQPHSLPCKQSGKCGSVTVRLIPAPRGTGLVASPAVKRFLQLAGVDDAYTSSAGSTKTLENTLKATFVAVSNTYGFLTPNLWKETKLIRSPLEEFADTLRDGKRY; encoded by the exons ATGGCTGACCGCGGAGCACGTGGCGGTGGTTTTGGAGCTCGAGGCGGTGACCGCGGTCGTGGTGGTGACCGTGGCCGTGGACGTGGTCGTggacgcggccgtcgcggtggcaagggcgaggagaaggagtGGCAGCCCGTCACCAAGCTCGGTCGCCTGGTAAAGGCCGGCAAGATCAACAGCATGGAGGAGATCTACCTGCACTCCCTGCCCATCAAGGAGTTCCAGATTGTCGACAACTTTCTGCCCAAGCTCAAGGATGAGGTCATGAAG ATCAAGCCCGTCCAGAAGCAGACCCGTGCCGGTCAGCGCACGCGATtcaaggccgtcgtcatcattgGTGACTCCGAGGGCCACGTCGGTCTCGGTATCAAGACCTCCAAGGAAGTCGCTACCGCCATCCGCGCCGCCATCATTATTGCGAAGCTCTCCGTCATCCCCGTCCGACGAGGCTACTGGGGTTCCAACCTCGGTCAGCCTCACTCTCTGCCCTGCAAGCAAAGCGGCAAGTGCGGTTCCGTTACCGTCCGA CTTATCCCTGCTCCCCGTGGTACTGGCCTCGTTGCCTCGCCCGCTGTCAAGCGATTTCTTCAGCTCGCTGGTGTTGACGACGCCTACACATCGTCTGCCGGTTCCACCAAGACTCTCGAGAACACGCTCAAGGCTACCTTCGTTGCCGTGTCCAATACCTACGGCTTCCTGACCCCCAATCTGTGGAAGGAGACCAAGTTGATTCGGAGCCCCTTGGAGGAGTTTGCGGACACCCTGCGGGACGGCAAGCGGTACTAG